From one Phocoena sinus isolate mPhoSin1 chromosome 4, mPhoSin1.pri, whole genome shotgun sequence genomic stretch:
- the EIF4A2 gene encoding eukaryotic initiation factor 4A-II isoform X4, whose product MSGSSADYNREHGGPEGMEPDGVIESNWNEIVDNFDDMNLKESLLRGIYAYGFEKPSAIQQRAIIPCIKGYDVIAQAQSGTGKTATFAISILQQLEIEFKETQALVLAPTRELAQQIQKVILALGDYMGATCHACIGGTNVRNEMQKLQAEAPHIVVGTPGRVFDMLNRRYLSPKWIKMFVLDEADEMLSRGFKDQIYEIFQKLNTSIQVVLLSATMPTDVLEVTKKFMRDPIRILVKKEELTLEGIKQFYINVEREEWKLDTLCDLYETLTITQAVIFLNTRRKVDWLTEKMHARDFTVSALHGDMDQKERDVIMREFRSGSSRVLITTDLLARGIDVQQVSLVINYDLPTNRENYIHRGR is encoded by the exons ATGTCTGGTAGCTCCGCGGATTATAACAG AGAACATGGCGGCCCCGAGGGAATGGAGCCCGATGGTGTCATCGAG agtAACTGGAATGAAATTGTTGATAACTTTGATGATATGAATTTAAAGGAGTCTCTTCTTCGAGGCATCTATGCTTATGGTTTTGAGAAGCCATCAGCTATTCAGCAGAGAGCTATTATCCCGTGTATTAAAG GGTATGATGTGATTGCTCAAGCTCAGTCAGGTACTGGCAAGACAGCCACATTTGCTATTTCCATCCTGCAACAGTTGGAGATTGAGTTCAAGGAGACCCAAGCACTAGTATTGGCCCCCACCAGAGAACTGGCTCAACAG ATCCAAAAGGTAATTCTGGCACTTGGAGACTATATGGGAGCAACTTGTCATGCCTGCATTGGTGGAACCAATGTTCGAAATGAAATGCAGAAACTTCAGGCTGAAGCACCACATATTGTTGTTGGTACACCAGGGAGAGTGTTTGATATGTTAAACAGAAGATACCTTT CTCCAAAATGGATCAAAATGTTTGTTTTGGATGAAGCAGATGAAATGCTGAGCCGAGGGTTTAAGGATCAAATCTATGagattttccaaaaattaaatacaagtatTCAG gtggtgtTGCTTTCTGCCACAATGCCAACGGATGTGTTGGAAGTGACCAAAAAATTCATGAGAGATCCCATTCGAATTCTGGTGAAAAAGGAAGAATTGACCCTTGAAGGAATTAAACAGTTTTATATTAATGTTGAAAGAGAG GAATGGAAGTTGGATACACTTTGTGACTTGTATGAGACACTGACGATTACACAGGCTGTTATTTTTCTCAATACAAGGCGTAAGGTGGACTGGCTCACTGAGAAAATGCATGCCAGGGATTTCACAGTTTCTGCTCTG CATGGTGACATGGACCAGAAGGAAAGAGATGTTATCATGAGGGAATTCCGATCAGGGTCAAGCCGTGTTCTGATCACTACTGACTTGTTG
- the EIF4A2 gene encoding eukaryotic initiation factor 4A-II isoform X3, translated as MSGSSADYNSREHGGPEGMEPDGVIESNWNEIVDNFDDMNLKESLLRGIYAYGFEKPSAIQQRAIIPCIKGYDVIAQAQSGTGKTATFAISILQQLEIEFKETQALVLAPTRELAQQIQKVILALGDYMGATCHACIGGTNVRNEMQKLQAEAPHIVVGTPGRVFDMLNRRYLSPKWIKMFVLDEADEMLSRGFKDQIYEIFQKLNTSIQVVLLSATMPTDVLEVTKKFMRDPIRILVKKEELTLEGIKQFYINVEREEWKLDTLCDLYETLTITQAVIFLNTRRKVDWLTEKMHARDFTVSALHGDMDQKERDVIMREFRSGSSRVLITTDLLARGIDVQQVSLVINYDLPTNRENYIHRGR; from the exons ATGTCTGGTAGCTCCGCGGATTATAACAG CAGAGAACATGGCGGCCCCGAGGGAATGGAGCCCGATGGTGTCATCGAG agtAACTGGAATGAAATTGTTGATAACTTTGATGATATGAATTTAAAGGAGTCTCTTCTTCGAGGCATCTATGCTTATGGTTTTGAGAAGCCATCAGCTATTCAGCAGAGAGCTATTATCCCGTGTATTAAAG GGTATGATGTGATTGCTCAAGCTCAGTCAGGTACTGGCAAGACAGCCACATTTGCTATTTCCATCCTGCAACAGTTGGAGATTGAGTTCAAGGAGACCCAAGCACTAGTATTGGCCCCCACCAGAGAACTGGCTCAACAG ATCCAAAAGGTAATTCTGGCACTTGGAGACTATATGGGAGCAACTTGTCATGCCTGCATTGGTGGAACCAATGTTCGAAATGAAATGCAGAAACTTCAGGCTGAAGCACCACATATTGTTGTTGGTACACCAGGGAGAGTGTTTGATATGTTAAACAGAAGATACCTTT CTCCAAAATGGATCAAAATGTTTGTTTTGGATGAAGCAGATGAAATGCTGAGCCGAGGGTTTAAGGATCAAATCTATGagattttccaaaaattaaatacaagtatTCAG gtggtgtTGCTTTCTGCCACAATGCCAACGGATGTGTTGGAAGTGACCAAAAAATTCATGAGAGATCCCATTCGAATTCTGGTGAAAAAGGAAGAATTGACCCTTGAAGGAATTAAACAGTTTTATATTAATGTTGAAAGAGAG GAATGGAAGTTGGATACACTTTGTGACTTGTATGAGACACTGACGATTACACAGGCTGTTATTTTTCTCAATACAAGGCGTAAGGTGGACTGGCTCACTGAGAAAATGCATGCCAGGGATTTCACAGTTTCTGCTCTG CATGGTGACATGGACCAGAAGGAAAGAGATGTTATCATGAGGGAATTCCGATCAGGGTCAAGCCGTGTTCTGATCACTACTGACTTGTTG